TCGTCAGTAGTAGACGTCTTTATAGTTTAAATGTATTAAATCGCACGTTCACTTGCGATTTAATACAGCACCTTTTTTATTGGGATCAGGTTTTGTCTTATCGAGTCAAGACCATTTTCTTGGTTACGCTACCACCTTGAACGTTCAAAGTGTAGTAGTAAATTCCTTCTGCCATTCCAGAACCGTCGATTTGGATGGTGTGGGTGCCTGGTATTTGTTGTCCGGCTTGAGTTGTGAAGATCACGGCACCGGTGAGGTCGTAAACTTCCAATGAAACTTCAGAAGCAGTTTCGAGCGTGTATTCTACGTTCGTGGTGCTGCTGAATGGGTTCGGATAGTTCTTTACGCTTACCAAGTTGCTTGGCAACTCGTCGGTAGAAAGATCATCTTCGATCGTCAAGCTTACGGCGAAGTTGATGTTCTGGGTGAAGTTTTCCCCGTCGATACCTGCGTCGTAGGCGTTGTTCGCATTACAATCGTAGTAGATGTCCGCTCCTGAGGCCGTTGGCAACAATCCAAAGCTTGCGTATTGAGAAAGTTGGCGCCAGCTATTCGTAGCGAACAATGATTCCAATGCTTTAGGAGTAGTACCGGTGCAAATCCCATCTTCGCGGAATCCGGCCGTGATACCGAATGTGTCTTGCTTAGATCCGAAGTAATCAACACGTACACCGAATGGTTCGTTCACGTTGATGTTCGGCAAGAATGGACGTAAAACTGAGTTAGTCCAGTTGTCACCACCCGTAAAGCTAGTATTGGTAGTGATGGTCTCTTCCCACAATACGGTGTTCGTTGGGCGACCGTTGCTGTTCAAGCGCACGATACTTACGCGAACGGTATCCGTTGTTCCGCTGTTGTTCTCGTGACCCATTTGGATCCATACTGTATCAATGGTACAGTTGATCACGTTTCCCCAAGGAATAGTGGTGGTTCCGTTTGGATCGTCAAAAGCCTGAAGCGTTGGGTAAGTAACGATCACGTGGTTGAACTGCAAGTCAGCAGAGTCGGCACGTGAATGCAAGGCCCAAATAACTTCTGTTTGCTCAACTAAGGTCATCCGTTCTTCGGTAGAGCCGTACCAAACGAACATTTCGCTGATTCCTCCGCGGTAGTTCGAAGTAGCCTTCGGGTTGAGGGTGTTCATTGATTGAGTAGGAGTGAGTTTTACGTCACCTGCGGTCTGACGAAGCTGTCCGAAAGCCGCGACTGTTGCCATCATCACGACGGCCAGTAGTACTGATCTTTTCATAACTGTTTATAGATAAATATTAAACGCGAGGTAAAGATAAGCATTACCTCGGGGTTTTTGCAAAATTGAGCGAGTTCTAGTCGGTCACCAAATTGCGTACAAAAGTGTACCCTAAGAAAAGGTGCCATCCGATACGGGTAGTTGAACTGAACTGTGGTTTGGTTCCCGCGAATACGTATGGATTTTGTGGTGGCTGTGCACCGTTGATCCGCTCGGTGTGCTCATAAGCATTCTGCTTTTGAACGTACACGACGCGTTCGCGATTAAGGTCAGAAAGCGATTTGCTTTTAGACTTGAAATTGTTTCCTTCCGGCCCGGTGTTCCATAATCCGGCTTGCGCCCATGTTGTACTAACGGCTAAGGCCAAAACTGCGGTTAAAAGTGTTTTACGAAGCATGATAAGAGTGTTTTGTGTTTCTGGTCTTATCATTTCAACCTATGTGCCAATAGGTTAAGTATCTGAAAATCAGCAATAAAATTAACGTGCCAAATAAAAAACTGTTCCTTAATAAAACATATGTGTACAAGAATAGAACACTTTGGAACAGTCGTTGGTAGGTGTTGTTTCAAATGGGTACAAAAGCAAAGATCCACCCGCGAAGGTGGATCTCTGATCTCACTGTATATTAACCCAAACTTACACTGAGAGGAAAACCTGTCGTCTGGCTACAGACGTTCGTGTTAACGAAAGGTCTACGATTGCTACACCCGACTAAAGCCAATCGCCGTGCCAAAAACGTAAGTACCTGTAAATCAAGCTTGAATATAAATAGGGGCATAGAGGCCCCTATTCTTTTTGTATCAAATCGAAACACATGGTGTTCCATAAACGAACATCAGGATACCATTTCCTCGACTTCGTTTTGATAAGCTTCCATGGGTTCGCAAGAACAAACCAAGTGGCGATCGCCATACGCTTGGTCGATTCGGCGAACTGAGGGCCAAAATTTATTGTGGTTGATCCAAGGCAATGGGAAAGTCGCTTGAGAGCGGCTGTAAGGGTGTTTCCACTCGTCGGCCATAGCCATGTCCAAGGTGTGTGGAGCGTTGACCAATGGGTTGTTGTCCTTGGGCATTTTACCTTCTTCCAGATCTCGAACCTCTTCGCGAATACTGATCATAGTGTCGCAAAAACGATCGAGCTGATTCTTCCCTTCGCTTTCGGTTGGCTCGATCATCAGGGTTCCGGCCACTGGGAAACTCACCGTTGGAGCGTGGAAACCGTAATCCATGAGTCGCTTGGCGATATCCGTTACTTCGATGCCTGATGCAGCTTTAAAATCGCGGCATTCCAAAATGAATTCGTGAGCACATCGGCCATTTTCACCACTATATAATATGCCGTAATGCTTTTCGAGCCGCGCTTTCACGTAATTCGCATTCAAGATGGCGTACTCGGTGCTCTTGGTAAGGCCATCGGCTCCGAGCATTCGGATGTACGCGTAACTGATGAGCAAAATGAGTCCACTTCCCCAGGGAGCCGCGCTTACTGCACTCATACCGTAGGTACCACCGGTACGGATCATCACGTGATTGGGCAAGAACGGTACCAGGTGTTTGGCCACACAAATGGGGCCCATTCCCGGACCTCCACCACCATGTGGAATAGCAAAGGTCTTGTGCAGGTTCAAATGGCAGACATCGGCACCGATCATGCCGGGGCTCGTCAATCCTACCTGCGCGTTCATGTTGGCACCGTCCATATAGACCTGCCCGCCGTTCTCGTGAATGATGCCGGTGATCTCTTTCACGCTCGCCTCGTACACACCATGTGTACTCGGATAGGTGATCATCAAGGCACTCAAATTCTCTTTGTGCTGTTCGGCCTTCGCACGCAGGTCGGCCACGTCGATGTTACCGTGATCGTCACAAGCTACCACCACGACCTTCATTCCGGCCATAACACCCGAGGCCGGATTAGTACCGTGGGCACTGCTTGGGATCAGCACGATATTTCTGTTGTAGTCACCGCGACTCCAGTGGTACTCGCGGATCACCATGAGTCCGGCATACTCGCCTTGAGCGCCCGAATTTGGCTGCAAACTCGTGGCTTCGAGTCCGGTGATCTCGGTCAAATAACGCTCGAGTTCGCGGAGCATCTCTTGGTAACCGGCCGCCTGATCTACTGGTGCAAACGGGTGCACATTCGCCCAAGTTGGCCAGGTCAATGGAATCATCTCAGTCGCGGCATTCAATTTCATGGTGCAGCTTCCGAGCGTGATCATGCTGTGATTCAACGAAAGGTCACGGCGCTCCAATTTTTTAATGTAGCGCATCATATCCGTTTCAGAATGGTACTTTGTGAAAATGTCGTGCTGCATGAATTCAGACGTCCGCTCCACTGATTCCGGATAACGGGTGCCTATCGGCACGATGGCCACCGGCACCTCTACTGTGGCTCCTTTGGCGGTGGCAAATATTTCGAGGATCTCTTGAACATCGCTGAGTCGCGTGGTTTCGTTGAGCGCGATCGAAACGGTGCGGTCATCCACGTACAGGAAGTTCATTTCGTGTTCATCGGCCAATCGGGCGATGGGCTGAATGGAGTCACCGGTCCATAACAACGATTCACCCAAGTCGATCGAAAGGGTGTCGAAAAATGTTTCATTCTTCAACTTGTACCCCAAAGCTTCCAATCCGCCCGCTAGGGCGCAAGTCAAACCATGGATCTTCCGCGCGATGTTGCGCAATCCGCTAGCGCCGTGGTGAACGCCGTACATGCCGGCCATCACGGCCAAAAGCACCTGAGCGGTACAGATGTTCGAAGTCGCTTTATCGCGTTTGATGTGCTGCTCGCGCGTTTGGAGTGCCATGCGCAGAGCGGGCTTTCCGTCGGCGTCCATCGACACCCCGATGATGCGTCCGGGCACGTGGCGCTTGTACGGTTCCAACGTGGCGAAGTAGGCCGCGTGTGGGCCACCGTAACCGAGCGGAATACCGAAACGTTGGGTGGTACCGACCACTACATCGGCACCCCATTCTCCCGGAGGAGTCAAGAGAACCAAGCTCATGATGTCGGCCGCCGCCGCGATCGAGAGTCCGGCCGCTTTCAATTTATCGGCAAAAGGTTTGTAATCATAAGTTTCACCGTTGCTCGCCGGATACTGCAGCAATGCGCCGTAGAACTCATCGGTTGGTTCGAATTCGCGGTGATCTCCTACCACCACTTCGATTCCGACCGGAACCGAGCGGGTCAACAACACGTCGAGAGTTTGTGGAAACACCTCTTTCGATACGAAGAATTTATCAACTCCGGCTTTCTTTTGCTCACGTGAGCGGGCCGCGTGGAGCATGGTCATGGCTTCTGCCGCGGCCGTGGCTTCGTCGAGCAACGACGCGTTGGCGATCTCCATGCCCGTGAGCTCCATGATCATGGTTTGGAAGTTCACCAAGGCCTCGAGGCGCCCTTGGGCGATCTCCGCTTGATAGGGCGTATAGGCGGTATACCATCCCGGATTTTCGAGTACGTTGCGCTGTATTACGCCGGGTAGAACGGTATCGTGATACCCAAGACCTATGTAGTTTCGGTACAGCCGATTCTTGACACCGAGTTCGCGAACGTGCGTCATGAATTCATACTCCGACATGGCCAGTGGCAGGTCGAGCGGTTTCTTCGATCGGATGTCGTCCGGTATTGTTTCATCAATCAATTGTTCGAACGAATCGACGCCAATGGTTTCGAGCATAGGTTCAATATCGTGCGCACGCGGCCCGATATGTCGGTACATAAAAGAATCGGTGTTCATATCTTAGCTCAATTGAGACCGCAAAATTACAAAATGTACCAGCTTCCACGTGCCGCCCGATACCTAGTTTACACGAATATTTTCGTAGCGGGCTGTACCGCGGCATTGGTGCATTCTTCGGTCATTCTGCTGGGCCTAACCGATGCGCATATTACTTGGTTCACTTTCTTTTCGACTTTGGCCTCTTACAATTTTATGCGCTTGTATCAGCTGCTCGATTCGAAAGGCGAGCCGAGAGCGCCCTTGCATTGCTGGGTCGACCAGCATCGCGGGCTTATCGGAGTTTTAGTGGTGGTCGGATTAACCGGGGCGCTGTTTCAATTCTTCCGCTTTCAACCACTGACCCGCTGGTTCATCGTTCCCCTCGGGGCCATATCCTTTTTATATGCCGTACGGATACCCGGAACGGGGGGGCGGCGATTGCGCGAGCTTCCCGGTTTCAAGATATTCTTGATCTCCGTGTTGTGGGCCATGGTCACCGTTACTTTGCCCGCTATTGAAAGTGGTGCCTTCGGCACGATGGAGGGCGCCGTACTTACGCTCGAACGTTTTCTGTTCATTTTCGCCATCACCCTACCGTTCGACATACGCGATTTGCCGTTCGATGGTCCCGATATGTTTACCCTTCCGCAGCACTACGGCATCAACGGGGCCAAAGGTATAGGCCTGTTCGTGTTACTTGCATTGGACCTGGTCTTGGTGCTCGAATGGGGATTGGGGTATTATTCGTTGCCCGAAATGCTCTGGATGATCGGCGTGGCGGAGTTGGCGGCGGTAGCTCTTTTCTTTTCCGATCCCGAGCGACCCGAGCCGTATT
The window above is part of the Flavobacteriales bacterium genome. Proteins encoded here:
- a CDS encoding T9SS type A sorting domain-containing protein, which produces MKRSVLLAVVMMATVAAFGQLRQTAGDVKLTPTQSMNTLNPKATSNYRGGISEMFVWYGSTEERMTLVEQTEVIWALHSRADSADLQFNHVIVTYPTLQAFDDPNGTTTIPWGNVINCTIDTVWIQMGHENNSGTTDTVRVSIVRLNSNGRPTNTVLWEETITTNTSFTGGDNWTNSVLRPFLPNINVNEPFGVRVDYFGSKQDTFGITAGFREDGICTGTTPKALESLFATNSWRQLSQYASFGLLPTASGADIYYDCNANNAYDAGIDGENFTQNINFAVSLTIEDDLSTDELPSNLVSVKNYPNPFSSTTNVEYTLETASEVSLEVYDLTGAVIFTTQAGQQIPGTHTIQIDGSGMAEGIYYYTLNVQGGSVTKKMVLTR
- the gcvP gene encoding aminomethyl-transferring glycine dehydrogenase, whose translation is MNTDSFMYRHIGPRAHDIEPMLETIGVDSFEQLIDETIPDDIRSKKPLDLPLAMSEYEFMTHVRELGVKNRLYRNYIGLGYHDTVLPGVIQRNVLENPGWYTAYTPYQAEIAQGRLEALVNFQTMIMELTGMEIANASLLDEATAAAEAMTMLHAARSREQKKAGVDKFFVSKEVFPQTLDVLLTRSVPVGIEVVVGDHREFEPTDEFYGALLQYPASNGETYDYKPFADKLKAAGLSIAAAADIMSLVLLTPPGEWGADVVVGTTQRFGIPLGYGGPHAAYFATLEPYKRHVPGRIIGVSMDADGKPALRMALQTREQHIKRDKATSNICTAQVLLAVMAGMYGVHHGASGLRNIARKIHGLTCALAGGLEALGYKLKNETFFDTLSIDLGESLLWTGDSIQPIARLADEHEMNFLYVDDRTVSIALNETTRLSDVQEILEIFATAKGATVEVPVAIVPIGTRYPESVERTSEFMQHDIFTKYHSETDMMRYIKKLERRDLSLNHSMITLGSCTMKLNAATEMIPLTWPTWANVHPFAPVDQAAGYQEMLRELERYLTEITGLEATSLQPNSGAQGEYAGLMVIREYHWSRGDYNRNIVLIPSSAHGTNPASGVMAGMKVVVVACDDHGNIDVADLRAKAEQHKENLSALMITYPSTHGVYEASVKEITGIIHENGGQVYMDGANMNAQVGLTSPGMIGADVCHLNLHKTFAIPHGGGGPGMGPICVAKHLVPFLPNHVMIRTGGTYGMSAVSAAPWGSGLILLISYAYIRMLGADGLTKSTEYAILNANYVKARLEKHYGILYSGENGRCAHEFILECRDFKAASGIEVTDIAKRLMDYGFHAPTVSFPVAGTLMIEPTESEGKNQLDRFCDTMISIREEVRDLEEGKMPKDNNPLVNAPHTLDMAMADEWKHPYSRSQATFPLPWINHNKFWPSVRRIDQAYGDRHLVCSCEPMEAYQNEVEEMVS